The Nicotiana tabacum cultivar K326 chromosome 14, ASM71507v2, whole genome shotgun sequence genome contains a region encoding:
- the LOC107781396 gene encoding F-box/kelch-repeat protein At3g23880-like, whose amino-acid sequence MPDNFPRDITIDILIKLPVSSILRFNCVCKSWRSLIEDRQFIKQHYDRYKNDTNFHKIFLACIKYQYHCQQYYSNDAPFQHDSGISLLEHPPKINHTLTREFVVSSCKYGLFLLAFSYDKIILWNPTIRESRTIPRAIQIEKERSYDLRYSSSLENDKIVYGLGYVSTLEDYKIVRVGPKVSQGGHNIQIFSTKNDSWKLMGKLPRDTYYDRAMVIADGIVYMISHKKGKKFILSLCLKNEKFEEILCPDEDLGIVSETLFTIGESLFLAKFLSPVNKMVDFEVWCMKKNGMSCSWNIMLTIIIPCIWNDRFWMQPVGFIRDGDMLFLRDKTEFVIYDSKRHFQKVKVVELEESLCLNWAVTYVETLISPNAI is encoded by the coding sequence TTGAAGATCGTCAATTCATCAAACAACATTATGATCGTTACAAAaatgatacaaatttccataaaatATTTTTGGCTTGTATAAAGTACCAATACCATTGCCAACAGTACTACTCCAATGACGCCCCGTTTCAACATGATTCCGGTATTTCTCTTCTTGAACATCCTCCAAAAATCAACCATACATTGACTAGAGAATTTGTGGTCAGTTCTTGCAAATATGGTTTATTTCTTCTAGCTTTCTCTTATGATAAAATTATTCTTTGGAACCCGACGATCAGAGAATCAAGAACAATCCCTCGCGCAATCCAAATTGAGAAGGAGCGATCATATGATTTACGGTATAGTTCTTCTTTAGAGAATGACAAAATAGTTTATGGTTTAGGTTATGTTTCTACTTTGGAAGATTACAAAATAGTTAGAGTAGGGCCTAAAGTTTCTCAAGGTGGTCATAATATTCAAATATTTTCGACGAAAAATGATTCGTGGAAATTGATGGGCAAGTTGCCTCGTGACACGTACTATGATAGAGCCATGGTTATAGCTGATGGAATTGTTTACATGATTAGCCATAAAAAGGGGAAGAAATTTATTCTAAGTCTatgtttgaaaaatgaaaaatttgaggAAATATTATGTCCGGACGAGGATTTAGGGATTGTCAGTGAAACTCTATTTACTATAGGAGAAAGTCTTTTTTTAGCTAAGTTTTTGAGCCCTGTTAATAAGATGGTTGATTTTGAAGTTTGGTGTATGAAAAAGAATGGAATGAGTTGTAGTTGGAATATAATGTTGACAATTATAATTCCGTGTATTTGGAATGACAGATTTTGGATGCAGCCTGTGGGATTTATTAGGGATGGAGATATGTTATTTCTGAGGGATAAAACTGAATTTGTGATATATGATTCGAAACGACACTTCCAAAAGGTTAAAGTAGTTGAGCTTGAAGAATCACTTTGTCTCAATTGGGCTGTAACATATGTGGAGACATTAATCTCTCCTAATGCTATATAG
- the LOC107781395 gene encoding uncharacterized protein LOC107781395 — translation MATKSDMKGFYKQKKKGGGIAKPSNSKSSFTKKSTTPKNAAAIGSDVTQPPALISHGSLDLQDDYDQNEEVLRQFDMNMTYGPCLGMSRLDRWERAKRLGLNPPTDVERLLRSSKVRHESLWDGRV, via the exons ATGGCAACAAAATCTGACATGAAAGGTTTCtacaagcaaaagaagaaagGCGGTGGCATCGCTAAACCATCCAATTCTAAATCATCATTTACGAAGAAATCCACCACCCCAAAGAACGCTGCAGCTATTGGCTCTGATGTTACTCAGCCCCCTGCACTCATCTCCCATGGCTCTCTCGATTTACAAG atgattaTGATCAGAATGAGGAAGTGTTGAGGCAATTTGACATGAATATGACTTATGGGCCATGCCTTGGAATGAGCAGGCTGGACAGGTGGGAGCGTGCTAAGCGACTTGGTTTGAATCCTCCAACAGATGTGGAACGTCTTTTAAGGTCTAGCAAGGTTCGCCATGAGTCCCTGTGGGATGGTCGCGTTTAG